In Parasphingorhabdus halotolerans, a single window of DNA contains:
- a CDS encoding NnrU family protein: protein MGMLIAGVLLWSIVHLMKSVTPGVRAGIVTKLGAGPHQGLVALLIVTSLALMIFGWRSIVPEFVYDPPSWGRHLNMLLMILAIYLFGVAQGKSRIKQWLRHPMLTGMAIWAGGHLLANGDNRSLVLFGGLLVWALVSIITVSRNEGAWQKPTVFPSAGREILSVVIALILYGVLFGAHRWIAGVPLVGG from the coding sequence ATGGGAATGTTAATCGCTGGTGTGTTGCTGTGGAGCATAGTGCATCTGATGAAATCGGTAACGCCGGGCGTCCGCGCTGGCATTGTCACCAAGCTCGGGGCAGGGCCGCATCAGGGACTGGTCGCCCTTTTGATCGTTACGTCGCTCGCGCTGATGATATTTGGCTGGCGCTCGATAGTGCCGGAATTTGTCTATGATCCGCCAAGCTGGGGTCGGCATCTGAACATGCTGCTGATGATCTTGGCGATCTATTTGTTTGGCGTTGCGCAAGGAAAATCACGGATCAAGCAATGGCTCCGTCACCCGATGCTGACAGGCATGGCTATTTGGGCAGGCGGTCATCTGCTGGCCAATGGTGATAATCGCTCGCTGGTTTTATTTGGCGGATTACTGGTTTGGGCCTTGGTGTCGATCATCACCGTTTCGCGCAATGAAGGCGCTTGGCAAAAGCCCACCGTGTTTCCGAGCGCCGGTCGCGAGATTCTCAGCGTGGTTATTGCGCTGATTCTCTACGGAGTATTATTTGGCGCGCATCGGTGGATCGCTGGCGTGCCGCTTGTCGGCGGATAA
- a CDS encoding ATP-dependent DNA helicase, which yields MSIKPLPYPALHASHSGIWICGTDGISRAIGKGEAIGAVAETPHILLNAPLLGQRLGYPDLSGLDLLELFAFIYPARFVVPTPAGMAKTLGLNVPEQEADVAAFCRAAAAALMEQMEARNWKEREGAWSSAQALYRLRWPWASEVAQKLEKPAQGERWLFSKLEEWEEQPPRPAPKSITLSKQDTLATLSTLTGEGAEDRQGQKSYAAAVAGIFNPRRIKGAPNMLLAEAGTGIGKTLGYLAPASLWSAEAGGAVWISTFTKALQRQLDRETRRIYPDEESFRKKVVVRKGRENYLCLLNLEDALQGGFAGRAAILAHLVARWAAFTKDGDMIGGDLPGWLTTLFRRNGSTALTDRRGECVYAGCPHYRKCFIEKSTRASQQADLVIANHALVMVNAARGREQQNRPTRIIFDEGHHLFDAADSMFAARLSGQEAIEIRRWVIGPESKSRGRRRGLAARLADVASYDDEGGRAIESARHAAEALPTDGWLQRLSEGEEFGPVEALLAEVRTVVFARDESQSADAGYGLETELTEVEGPMIDAVATAAQAMDALLKPLVRLGQRIEHLIEEGPDWMDAQARARMEGALSSLGWRCDTLSGWLSLLSRIGGPADPDFVDWLMIDRFEGREYDIGICRHWLDPTIPVTEVVTKPAHGVMITSATLKGGGEWETARARSGAVHLDHPAQEFEVKSPFNYAEQAKVIIVTDVKRGDMAGLAGAYAQLIEASDGGTLGLFTAIRRLRTVYARIADRMAQSGLPIYAQHVDPIDTGTLVDIFRDDPKASLLGTDALRDGVDVPGDSLRLVVMESVPWPRPNILHRARRLAGGGTAYDDRIIRARLAQAFGRIIRRSDDHGHFVILSSAFPSRLLSAFPVGTPVERMPLEFALREVREASSFNLKRHAERGFTLSRASSLRSRSEGAA from the coding sequence GTGAGCATAAAGCCGCTCCCTTATCCCGCACTCCACGCCAGTCATAGCGGCATCTGGATTTGCGGAACCGACGGAATTTCCCGCGCTATCGGCAAGGGGGAAGCCATCGGCGCGGTTGCCGAAACACCGCACATCCTGCTCAATGCGCCGTTACTGGGGCAACGCCTCGGCTATCCTGATCTCTCAGGACTTGACCTGCTGGAGCTCTTCGCATTTATCTATCCTGCCCGGTTCGTGGTTCCGACCCCGGCGGGCATGGCGAAGACTTTGGGGCTCAATGTACCGGAGCAGGAAGCCGACGTCGCAGCCTTTTGCCGGGCCGCTGCGGCGGCGCTGATGGAACAGATGGAGGCTCGAAACTGGAAAGAGCGAGAGGGCGCGTGGAGCAGCGCGCAGGCTCTTTATCGCCTCCGCTGGCCGTGGGCGAGCGAAGTTGCGCAAAAGTTGGAAAAACCTGCGCAGGGGGAGCGTTGGCTGTTCTCCAAGCTCGAAGAATGGGAGGAACAGCCGCCCCGCCCGGCACCCAAATCCATCACCTTGAGCAAGCAGGATACCCTGGCCACTTTGTCTACATTGACGGGCGAGGGTGCGGAAGACCGGCAGGGCCAGAAAAGCTATGCCGCTGCGGTCGCCGGGATATTCAATCCGCGCAGAATTAAGGGTGCGCCCAATATGCTGCTCGCTGAAGCGGGAACCGGTATTGGCAAAACCCTGGGTTATCTTGCGCCGGCGTCCTTATGGTCGGCAGAAGCCGGTGGAGCGGTCTGGATATCGACCTTCACCAAAGCACTGCAGCGCCAGCTCGACCGCGAAACCCGGCGAATCTATCCCGATGAAGAGAGCTTTCGCAAAAAGGTCGTGGTGCGCAAGGGGCGTGAAAATTATCTCTGTCTGCTCAATCTGGAAGATGCGTTGCAGGGCGGCTTTGCTGGACGCGCCGCCATTCTCGCACATCTGGTGGCGCGCTGGGCGGCCTTTACCAAAGATGGTGATATGATCGGTGGCGATCTGCCGGGATGGCTGACCACCCTGTTTCGCCGCAACGGTTCAACCGCGCTGACGGACCGGCGCGGCGAGTGCGTCTATGCCGGTTGTCCGCATTACCGCAAATGCTTCATCGAAAAATCCACCCGCGCAAGCCAGCAGGCTGATCTGGTGATTGCCAATCATGCGCTGGTGATGGTCAATGCCGCGCGGGGTCGCGAACAACAAAACCGCCCGACGCGGATCATTTTTGATGAAGGCCATCATCTGTTTGATGCGGCGGACTCGATGTTTGCCGCACGGCTTTCCGGCCAGGAAGCGATTGAAATCCGCCGCTGGGTGATCGGGCCTGAGTCCAAATCGCGCGGTCGCCGCAGAGGCCTTGCTGCGCGCCTTGCTGATGTCGCATCCTATGATGATGAAGGGGGACGCGCGATTGAAAGCGCGCGCCATGCCGCCGAAGCGTTGCCGACCGATGGCTGGCTCCAGCGGCTTTCTGAAGGGGAAGAATTTGGCCCGGTGGAAGCCTTGCTCGCCGAAGTGCGGACGGTGGTTTTTGCCCGCGATGAAAGCCAGAGCGCCGATGCCGGCTATGGTCTGGAAACCGAACTGACCGAAGTCGAAGGTCCGATGATCGATGCAGTGGCGACCGCTGCACAAGCGATGGATGCGCTGCTCAAACCGCTGGTCAGGTTGGGACAGCGGATCGAGCATCTGATCGAAGAAGGCCCGGACTGGATGGATGCGCAGGCCCGGGCGCGGATGGAAGGTGCGCTCTCCAGTCTCGGCTGGCGTTGCGATACGCTGTCGGGCTGGCTTTCTTTGCTGTCGCGGATCGGTGGTCCTGCAGATCCCGATTTTGTCGACTGGCTGATGATAGATCGGTTTGAGGGCCGCGAATATGATATCGGCATTTGCCGCCACTGGCTGGACCCGACAATCCCGGTGACCGAAGTGGTTACAAAGCCTGCACACGGTGTCATGATTACCTCGGCCACTTTAAAAGGAGGCGGCGAATGGGAAACTGCGCGCGCACGCAGCGGAGCCGTCCACCTTGATCATCCGGCGCAAGAATTTGAAGTGAAAAGCCCGTTCAACTACGCTGAGCAAGCCAAAGTGATTATTGTGACGGATGTAAAACGGGGTGATATGGCCGGATTGGCCGGGGCTTATGCGCAGCTGATCGAAGCATCGGACGGCGGCACATTGGGCCTGTTCACGGCCATCCGCCGCCTGCGCACGGTCTATGCCCGGATTGCCGATCGCATGGCGCAAAGCGGATTGCCGATTTACGCGCAGCATGTCGACCCGATCGACACCGGTACGCTGGTTGATATTTTTCGTGACGATCCCAAAGCCAGTTTGCTGGGCACGGATGCGCTGCGCGACGGGGTTGATGTGCCGGGTGATAGTCTGCGCCTGGTAGTGATGGAATCGGTACCCTGGCCGCGTCCCAATATTTTGCACCGGGCCCGTCGGTTGGCAGGCGGCGGTACTGCTTATGATGATCGCATCATCCGCGCCCGGCTCGCGCAGGCCTTTGGGCGGATTATTCGTCGGAGCGACGATCATGGGCACTTTGTAATCTTGTCATCGGCTTTTCCGTCACGGTTGTTAAGCGCGTTTCCGGTAGGGACGCCGGTTGAGCGGATGCCGCTCGAATTTGCGCTTAGAGAGGTGCGCGAGGCGTCTTCTTTTAACCTTAAACGCCATGCGGAGAGAGGTTTTACTTTGTCTCGCGCTAGTTCGCTTCGCTCACGCTCCGAAGGGGCGGCCTGA
- a CDS encoding SixA phosphatase family protein, with product MKKLSLLRHAKSGWDDPVSRDFDRPLNDKGKRASKAIGAFIKDNDLAYDQILASPAVRVIETLEHVEEACGLSMEPTWDRKIYLASSATLLDVLRGANADAEHILMVGHNPGLEDLIFDLVPDDGSSEARDAVEQKYPTAALAEMNLDIESWEDIAENSGMLVRFTRPRDLDPELGPDYS from the coding sequence ATGAAAAAACTCAGTCTCTTGCGCCATGCGAAATCCGGATGGGATGATCCTGTATCGAGAGATTTTGATCGCCCACTTAACGACAAGGGCAAGCGCGCTTCCAAAGCTATTGGGGCGTTTATCAAGGACAATGATCTGGCCTATGACCAGATATTGGCATCCCCGGCGGTTCGGGTCATCGAAACGCTGGAGCATGTCGAGGAAGCCTGCGGTCTTTCGATGGAGCCGACATGGGATCGCAAAATCTACCTCGCTTCCTCCGCGACATTATTGGATGTATTACGCGGAGCGAATGCGGATGCGGAACATATATTGATGGTCGGCCATAACCCGGGGCTGGAAGACCTGATCTTTGATCTCGTACCCGATGATGGCTCGTCAGAAGCGCGTGACGCGGTGGAACAGAAATATCCCACCGCCGCGCTCGCAGAGATGAATCTGGATATCGAAAGTTGGGAAGATATTGCCGAAAACAGTGGCATGCTGGTTCGCTTCACGCGCCCGCGGGACCTGGATCCGGAGCTGGGGCCGGATTATTCCTAA